The sequence below is a genomic window from Desulfonatronum thioautotrophicum.
TCGGCATCCTCGAGGATTCCCCCTATGCACAACATCTGGACTACAACCGGGTCAGCCACCTCTGGAATCAGGGCAGCGTTGTCCGTTCCTGGCTCCTGGAACTTGCCGAACAAGCTTTTGCCCAGAGCCCCCGTCTCGAGGATTTACAGGGCCATGTGGAGGATTCCGGTGATCCTTACAGCAGGCCGCCGAGACGGCGTCCAGTGCACCGCTATTGACCCTAACCGATGAATTGACGGGGTGGTGCGATGCCCAGCAGGGCCGCCGGCATGATCCAAGAAATTTGGGTGAATTGTAACCTGGCTGATGTTTTGGCTTGGTGCGCAGGAGTAGTTTAACGGCATGGCGAGTTGAACAAAGGGTTTCCTGGCATGGACACAGGTGGGATTGTGTTTTGCTGAAGGGATTCAGGAAGCCATTGGGCCGAAGTCAACTCCGGCACGATCAACAAGGAGAGTCCGATGAGCGAGATTCGATTGGCGACGATGCATCGCGGTGATTTGGTTTTCAATGGTGATCTGCTTGCGACCGAGCAGGAGCCGGAGCAGGGCGTTTCAAGCACGGTTCAAATGCAACTACAATTGTACCGCAGTGATCAAGGGGGCTATATTCTCGCGGTGGAACTGTGCGACAGACATACCTTGCCTGCTTCCTTTTTGAATGGAGCCGTGGTTTTTGATTCCATCCAATCCATTCAGGAATTCATTGCCAGTGACGATGCCCGCGGTATTGCCGATCTCATGGAACGACTTCTGCTTCAGGTTGTCGACCATGTTTCTCTCCCATCGAAACAACCAGCCGGGCGTGGCCACCTGAGGCCGGAAGACCGCCACGATTCGTCGTTATTCACCTGAAGCGAACAACGACATCTGTCCCCGGCGCATTGACCATTCTTCAACGAAGACGACACAAGGAGGGAGCGTGACGCGTTCTTTGCTGATCATCATGCTGGCTCTGGGTTTGCCGGCAACGGCTTTCGGGAACTGGGACTTTTCACGGCACAGCATTCCGCCGTCGGAGATCATTTCCGGCGGCCCTCCCAGGGACGGCATTCCGGCCTTGTTCCATCCGGAGTATATTGCTCCGGAAAAGGCTGAGTTCCTGGGGGACAAGGACCAGATACTGGGCGTCGTGCTCAATGGCGTGGCCCGGGCGTATCCGCTGCGCATTCTGTCCTGGCACGAACTGGTCAACGACGATTTCGGTCCGGACCCGGTGCTGGTCAGCTGGTGACCGCTGGCCTTCGCGGGAGTGGTCTACTCCCGACGTGTCCAGGACCGGGTGCTGACTTTCGGGGTTTCCGGGATGCTCTACAAGAATAATCTGTTGATGTACGACCACCAGACCGAATCCCTGTGGCTGCAGGTTCAGCATGCCGCGGTGACCGGGCCGATGACCGGGGCCAGCCTGGAGGTGCTCCCATCCACACTGACAACCTGGGAAACATGGCGGCAGACGCATCCGGAAACCGTCGTGCTTTCCACAAACACCGAATATGATCGCGATTACCACCGTGACCCCTATGCGGAATACTATACCAGTCGACGAACGATTTTCGGGTTTGTCCGAGATATCCTGCAGGGGCATGAGGCCAAGGAGCTGGTCGCCGGGGTGCGTTGGGCAGGAGGCGTGAAGGCCTATCCACTGGAGGAACTGCGCCATGCCGGGGAAATTCAGGATACTCTGGGCGGAGAGGCGCTGGTGCTGCGCATCGACCCGGACACGGACACGCTGCGCGTCCTTGATGCGCAGGGAGCGGAAACCCCCGTGATCGTGACCTATTGGTTTGTTTGGAAGGATATTCACCGCGATTCCGAGCGTTATGACGCCGGGCCGTGATTCATCGCGTAAATCGATTGCTCGTAACTGATTGTTGATAAAGTCACTATCCACAGTCCGTTCAAAAATCCCAAGTGCAAGGAGCAAAAAGAGTTCAAGGTCGAAGCGTATTTATTCATACTTGAGAGTTTGAACTTTTTGCAGCGAAGCAGCAATTGGGAGTTTTTCAACGGACTGTTCATTGCAACGAAAAAAGGAGCATGCAATGTACCTGATCAAAAGCGTGGTCATCATCGGCCTGCTCATGGCGGCCGCAACCGTATTGGCTGCACCCAAGTCGGACCTTTGGCCCCGATGGGAGGCTCATGATCCGGATGCAACCCTGCAGGTCGACCACAGTGCCTGGGATGATTTTCTGCAAAAGTACCTGGTCACGGATCATACCTCCGGCGTGCATCGTGTCCGGTATGCGGACGTCACCGACGCGGATCGGTCCTCATTGCAGGGCTATCTAAAACTGCTGGAGAACACGCCGGTTTCTGCGTTGAACCGGGCGGAGCAAATGGCGTACTGGTTTAATTTTTACAATGCCTTGACCCTCGAAGTCATTCTGGAGCACTATCCTGTTTCGAGCATCAGGCGGATCAACATTTCCCCCGGCTTTTTCTCCCGTGGCCCCTGGGACGCTCCATTGGTGGAGGTCGAGGGGCAATCCCTGACCCTGAACGACATCGAACACCGCATCCTGCGTCCGATCTGGAATGATCCGCGCATCCACTACGGCGTGAACTGCGCCAGCATTGGCTGTCCGAATCTGCAACCGCATCCGTTCACCGCCGAGAATCTCGAATCCATGCTGGAGGCGGCAGCCCGGGAATTCATCAATCATCCCAGAGGGGTCGACCCAGAGGGGCGACGACTGGGCCTTTCCTCGATTTATGACTGGTTTTCAGAGGATTTCGGGGAAAGCGACCAGGAGATCCTGGAGCATATCGCCGGATATGCCGAGCCGCCCCTGGCCGCAACGCTGCGCAATTACAGCGGTCGGATTTCCTACGATTACAATTGGGATCTCAATGAATGAGCCAATTGGTGCACACGGTCAACCATCCAGGAGGGGGCAGTGTCACGGAAATGCGGGGGCCGCCCGCATCCGGGATGTCCATTCCGGTGGCTGATCACTGCTATGCCTGCTGCATTGCCGGCACCGGGTTCACCTGAGGGGGGAGCATCGCGTTCCCGTTCAGGGCGTGGCTGCGTGGTTGGTGCGGTTGGCGATCGTGTGCGATAATTGTTTCTTCTCTTTATAATAAAGGTCGGTGCGACGTGATTCTTGCTGTGCATTCCAGCCCCAGAAAGCAGGGCAACCTGGAACGGTTGGTGACCCTGACAGCCCAGGCTTCAGGTCATGACTATACATTGATTCGTCTGGCTGATTTAACCATCCATCCCTGTACCGGCTGCGTG
It includes:
- a CDS encoding DUF3179 domain-containing protein; the protein is MLALGLPATAFGNWDFSRHSIPPSEIISGGPPRDGIPALFHPEYIAPEKAEFLGDKDQILGVVLNGVARAYPLRILSWHELVNDDFGPDPVLVSWUPLAFAGVVYSRRVQDRVLTFGVSGMLYKNNLLMYDHQTESLWLQVQHAAVTGPMTGASLEVLPSTLTTWETWRQTHPETVVLSTNTEYDRDYHRDPYAEYYTSRRTIFGFVRDILQGHEAKELVAGVRWAGGVKAYPLEELRHAGEIQDTLGGEALVLRIDPDTDTLRVLDAQGAETPVIVTYWFVWKDIHRDSERYDAGP
- a CDS encoding DUF547 domain-containing protein, coding for MYLIKSVVIIGLLMAAATVLAAPKSDLWPRWEAHDPDATLQVDHSAWDDFLQKYLVTDHTSGVHRVRYADVTDADRSSLQGYLKLLENTPVSALNRAEQMAYWFNFYNALTLEVILEHYPVSSIRRINISPGFFSRGPWDAPLVEVEGQSLTLNDIEHRILRPIWNDPRIHYGVNCASIGCPNLQPHPFTAENLESMLEAAAREFINHPRGVDPEGRRLGLSSIYDWFSEDFGESDQEILEHIAGYAEPPLAATLRNYSGRISYDYNWDLNE